The Rhodopseudomonas palustris genome window below encodes:
- a CDS encoding NADH-quinone oxidoreductase subunit M, with the protein MALIALILLPAIGGFVAFFIAGRGERERWVTIVTFTLMLVLLTAIVAGAPEGRWYAKVSYPWVPSFGISLEFAMDGLSAALIAISAGLGIISVMASWSEIRTQSGLFHACLCWTVAATIGVFLSFDLLIFAFFWEAMLVPAFMLIAVWGHGDREGAALKFLVFNAVAGFGLLAASFALAAMADHMTFNAFELAEMKLGTPVQVWMLLGFSLAFLVKLSVPPFHAWLPEAHTLAPTAGSILLAGVLLKTGAYGLFRFAPMLFPQGLEAVAPYGIALGAAGALYGGLVACGQNDAKRLVAYTSIAHMSIVLMGIAAGVHYAVAGAAVEMIAHSFSASALFLLIGALYERTHTRDLRQLGGLQQIAPRFAAAFALFCSALLALPGTANFVGEALVVVGIFQVNWVFALLALSTLVVSVIYATRLLKGLVFGQPRLDAPVADLTWREYAPVLAMSIATLVIGLYPQSLLALLEPAIKAALVLPQP; encoded by the coding sequence ATGGCGCTGATTGCGCTCATTCTGCTGCCGGCCATCGGCGGCTTCGTCGCATTCTTCATCGCGGGACGCGGCGAGCGCGAACGCTGGGTCACGATCGTGACCTTCACGCTGATGCTGGTGCTGCTGACTGCGATCGTCGCCGGCGCGCCGGAAGGCCGCTGGTACGCGAAGGTCTCGTATCCGTGGGTGCCGTCGTTTGGCATCTCGCTCGAATTCGCGATGGACGGATTGTCGGCGGCGCTGATCGCGATCTCGGCCGGGCTCGGCATCATCTCGGTGATGGCGTCGTGGTCGGAGATCCGCACCCAGTCGGGGCTGTTTCATGCCTGCTTGTGCTGGACCGTGGCGGCGACCATCGGCGTCTTCCTGTCCTTCGATCTGCTGATCTTCGCGTTCTTCTGGGAAGCGATGCTGGTGCCGGCGTTCATGCTGATCGCGGTGTGGGGCCATGGCGATCGCGAAGGCGCGGCGCTGAAATTCCTGGTCTTCAACGCGGTCGCGGGCTTCGGCCTGCTGGCGGCGTCGTTCGCGCTGGCGGCGATGGCCGATCACATGACCTTCAACGCATTCGAACTCGCGGAGATGAAGCTCGGCACCCCGGTGCAGGTCTGGATGCTGCTCGGCTTCTCGCTCGCCTTCCTGGTCAAGCTGTCGGTGCCGCCGTTCCATGCCTGGCTGCCCGAGGCGCACACGCTGGCGCCGACTGCGGGCTCGATTCTGCTCGCCGGCGTGCTGCTGAAGACCGGCGCCTACGGCCTGTTTCGGTTCGCGCCGATGCTGTTTCCGCAGGGGCTCGAAGCGGTCGCGCCCTACGGCATCGCGCTCGGCGCTGCCGGCGCGCTGTATGGCGGGTTGGTCGCCTGCGGCCAGAACGACGCCAAGCGGCTGGTCGCCTACACCTCGATCGCGCATATGTCGATCGTGCTGATGGGCATCGCCGCGGGCGTGCATTACGCGGTCGCCGGCGCCGCGGTCGAGATGATCGCGCATTCGTTTTCCGCCTCCGCGCTGTTCCTGCTGATCGGCGCGCTGTACGAGCGCACCCACACCCGCGACCTGCGCCAGCTCGGCGGCCTGCAGCAGATCGCGCCGCGCTTCGCCGCCGCCTTCGCGCTGTTCTGCTCGGCGCTGCTGGCGCTGCCGGGCACGGCGAATTTCGTCGGCGAGGCGCTGGTGGTGGTCGGCATCTTCCAGGTCAATTGGGTGTTCGCGCTGCTGGCGCTGTCGACGCTGGTGGTCTCGGTGATCTACGCGACGCGGCTGTTGAAGGGGCTGGTGTTCGGTCAGCCGCGCCTCGACGCGCCGGTCGCCGACCTGACCTGGCGCGAGTATGCGCCGGTGCTGGCGATGAGCATCGCCACGCTGGTGATCGGCCTGTATCCGCAGAGCCTGCTGGCGCTGCTCGAGCCGGCGATCAAGGCCGCTCTGGTGCTGCCGCAGCCATGA
- a CDS encoding O-acetylhomoserine aminocarboxypropyltransferase/cysteine synthase family protein: MTEKLHPETLALHAGWRADPSTGSVAVPIFQTTSYQFNNTEHAANLFALKELGNIYTRIGNPTTDVLEKRVAALEGGVAALAVASGQAASAFAIQNLARVGDNVVSSTDLYGGTWNLFANTLKDQGIEVRFVDPADPQAFERATDDRTRAYYAETLPNPKLAVFPIAEVAAIGRKHGIPLIVDNTAAPLLVKPLEHGAAIVVYSATKYLGGHGTSIGGLIVDGGNFDWETFPQRQPALNTPDPSYHGAVWVEAVKPIGPVAYIIKARTTLLRDIGSAFSPFNAFQILQGLETLPLRIERHVQNAQAIADYLEKRPEVTKVIHPSKQTGVARERADKYLKGKFGGLVGFELAGGLDAGRKFIDALQLLYHVANIGDARSLAIHPATTTHSQLSVEDQLATGVSDGYVRLSVGLEHIDDIIVDLERGLAAGRLAKAA; this comes from the coding sequence ATGACCGAAAAGCTTCACCCTGAAACCCTCGCGCTGCACGCGGGCTGGCGCGCCGATCCATCGACCGGTTCGGTCGCAGTGCCGATCTTTCAGACGACGTCCTATCAATTCAACAACACCGAGCACGCGGCCAACCTGTTCGCGCTGAAGGAACTCGGCAACATCTACACCCGGATCGGCAACCCAACGACCGACGTGCTGGAGAAGCGCGTCGCGGCCCTGGAAGGCGGCGTCGCGGCACTCGCAGTGGCGTCGGGCCAGGCGGCTTCGGCTTTCGCGATCCAGAACCTCGCTCGCGTCGGCGACAACGTCGTCAGCTCGACCGATCTCTATGGCGGCACCTGGAATCTGTTCGCCAACACGCTGAAGGACCAGGGCATCGAGGTCCGCTTCGTCGATCCGGCCGATCCGCAAGCCTTCGAGCGCGCCACCGACGACCGCACTCGTGCCTACTACGCCGAGACGCTACCGAACCCGAAGCTCGCGGTGTTTCCGATCGCCGAAGTGGCCGCGATCGGCCGCAAGCACGGCATTCCGCTGATCGTCGACAACACCGCCGCGCCCTTGCTGGTGAAGCCGCTCGAACACGGCGCCGCGATCGTGGTCTATTCGGCGACCAAATATCTCGGCGGCCACGGCACCTCGATCGGCGGCCTGATCGTCGACGGTGGCAATTTCGACTGGGAGACATTCCCGCAGCGCCAGCCGGCCCTCAACACGCCCGACCCGAGCTATCACGGCGCGGTCTGGGTCGAGGCGGTGAAGCCGATCGGCCCGGTCGCCTACATCATCAAGGCCCGCACCACGCTGCTGCGCGACATCGGCTCGGCGTTCTCGCCGTTCAACGCCTTCCAGATCCTCCAGGGCCTCGAAACGCTGCCGCTGCGAATTGAACGCCATGTGCAGAACGCCCAGGCCATCGCCGACTATCTCGAGAAGCGGCCGGAGGTCACCAAGGTGATCCACCCGTCGAAGCAGACCGGCGTCGCGCGAGAGCGCGCCGACAAGTATCTGAAGGGCAAGTTCGGCGGCCTGGTCGGCTTCGAACTCGCCGGCGGCCTCGACGCCGGGCGCAAGTTCATCGATGCGCTGCAGTTGTTGTATCACGTCGCCAATATCGGCGACGCGCGCAGCCTCGCGATCCATCCGGCGACGACCACGCACTCGCAGCTTTCCGTCGAGGACCAACTCGCGACCGGCGTGTCGGACGGCTATGTCCGGCTGTCGGTCGGCCTCGAACACATCGACGACATCATTGTCGATCTGGAGCGCGGCCTCGCCGCGGGACGCCTCGCCAAGGCGGCGTAA
- a CDS encoding NADH-quinone oxidoreductase subunit N codes for MTAAQFAALSPLVALALAAIAAMMLVPLARIEAAQAAAGAGLLAAVGLVLLRVGAPAAPLGALFTDDGMARFGIAYACLASLGALVFLRTGHPAKEAPSLLVLVALGAATLAGAGHAATLFLGIEIVSLSLIALFAFRLSRQGLEAAYKFLVMSGLASAALLLGTALIYAETGALDFAGWTGHGVLAALGTALLLAGLAFKFSLTPFHMWTPDAFEASPASAAALAGVVSKAAVAIVLLRLFLTADLPEPVWSSGLAALGAASVVVGNLLALRQPQLPRMLGYSTIAHSGYIALILASGAPRAAEAVLFYLGVYAPAMLGALCVSAALGRAPTLPDLHGLMKRRPLEAIALSLSLLSLAGLPAAGGFIGKLYLLHVLVDSGLWTLLAITVAGASLGFFYYARFFTAPFFGHLHEEAEPLPRLDQGLIAVCVVLIVLFGTAPAVLIDVVRLALP; via the coding sequence ATGACCGCAGCCCAGTTCGCCGCGCTCTCGCCGCTTGTGGCGCTGGCACTCGCCGCGATCGCGGCGATGATGCTGGTGCCGCTGGCGCGCATCGAAGCTGCGCAGGCGGCGGCCGGTGCGGGCCTGCTGGCCGCCGTGGGACTTGTGCTGCTGCGCGTCGGCGCACCGGCAGCTCCGCTCGGTGCGTTGTTCACCGACGACGGCATGGCGCGGTTCGGAATCGCCTATGCCTGTCTCGCTTCGCTCGGTGCGCTGGTGTTTCTGCGCACCGGCCACCCGGCGAAGGAAGCGCCGTCGCTGCTGGTGCTGGTCGCGCTCGGCGCGGCGACGCTGGCGGGGGCCGGGCATGCGGCGACGCTGTTTCTCGGCATCGAGATCGTCAGCCTGTCGCTGATCGCGCTGTTCGCATTCCGGCTGTCGCGGCAGGGGCTGGAGGCGGCCTACAAATTTCTGGTGATGAGCGGGCTCGCCTCGGCGGCGCTGCTGCTCGGCACAGCCCTGATCTATGCCGAGACCGGGGCGCTCGATTTCGCCGGTTGGACCGGGCACGGAGTCCTGGCCGCGCTGGGCACCGCGCTGCTGCTCGCAGGCCTCGCGTTCAAATTTTCGCTGACGCCGTTCCACATGTGGACGCCGGACGCGTTCGAAGCCTCGCCCGCGAGCGCCGCTGCCCTGGCCGGTGTGGTGTCGAAAGCCGCGGTGGCGATCGTGCTGCTGCGGCTGTTTCTCACCGCGGATCTGCCGGAGCCGGTGTGGAGTTCGGGCCTCGCCGCGCTCGGCGCCGCCTCGGTGGTGGTCGGCAATCTGCTGGCGCTGCGTCAGCCGCAACTGCCGCGGATGCTCGGCTATTCGACCATCGCGCATTCCGGCTATATCGCGTTGATTTTGGCCTCGGGCGCGCCGCGCGCGGCTGAGGCGGTGCTGTTCTATCTCGGCGTCTACGCGCCGGCGATGCTGGGCGCGCTGTGCGTCTCGGCGGCGCTCGGCCGCGCCCCGACGCTGCCTGATCTGCATGGGCTGATGAAGCGGCGGCCGCTGGAGGCGATCGCGCTGTCGCTGTCGCTGCTGTCGCTGGCGGGCTTGCCGGCCGCGGGCGGCTTCATTGGCAAGCTGTATCTGCTGCACGTGCTGGTCGATAGCGGGTTGTGGACGCTGCTGGCGATCACCGTCGCCGGCGCGTCGCTCGGCTTCTTCTACTACGCCAGGTTCTTCACCGCGCCGTTCTTCGGCCATTTGCACGAAGAGGCCGAGCCGTTGCCGCGGCTCGACCAGGGACTGATCGCGGTGTGCGTGGTGCTGATCGTGCTGTTCGGCACAGCGCCGGCGGTGCTAATTGATGTGGTGAGGCTCGCCCTGCCTTAA